In a single window of the Vicinamibacteria bacterium genome:
- the pflA gene encoding pyruvate formate-lyase-activating protein, giving the protein MHQEPKTPLTAKSPFELRVNLGQGVPEADVRTALATGDMGFLHSFTTGSTVDGPGVRVVAWTTGCHWRCLYCHNPDTWTMSNGIPVTVARATEELRKYRQGLKVMSGGFTLSGGEPLMQDRFAVKLFTAAKAMGIHTALDTNGSLGERLSDAELETIDLVLLDIKAWDPERHRRLTGMEVGPVLDFARRLASRKKPISLRFVLVPGLSDDPEDIAQIAGFAASLGNVERVDVLPFHQMGRFKWKELGLDYTLGDVDPPAREAVQRVCDQFRAVGLKTY; this is encoded by the coding sequence ATGCACCAGGAACCGAAAACTCCGCTCACGGCGAAGAGCCCGTTCGAGCTTCGCGTCAATCTCGGGCAGGGTGTCCCGGAAGCGGACGTACGGACGGCGCTCGCCACGGGAGACATGGGATTTCTTCATTCGTTCACCACGGGCTCGACCGTCGACGGCCCGGGTGTGCGGGTCGTTGCCTGGACGACGGGTTGCCATTGGCGATGCCTCTACTGCCACAACCCGGACACTTGGACGATGAGCAACGGCATTCCCGTAACCGTTGCCCGCGCCACCGAGGAGCTTCGCAAGTATCGTCAAGGGCTTAAGGTCATGTCCGGAGGGTTCACCTTGAGCGGCGGAGAGCCCCTCATGCAGGATCGCTTCGCGGTCAAGCTCTTTACCGCCGCGAAAGCCATGGGGATCCATACGGCTCTCGATACCAACGGCTCTTTGGGCGAGCGCCTCAGCGACGCGGAGTTGGAGACCATCGACCTCGTGCTGCTGGACATCAAGGCATGGGATCCGGAACGCCACCGACGTCTGACGGGAATGGAAGTCGGCCCGGTCCTCGATTTCGCCCGCCGCCTGGCCTCCAGGAAGAAACCGATCTCGCTTCGCTTCGTCCTGGTCCCCGGGTTGAGCGACGATCCGGAGGATATCGCGCAGATAGCGGGGTTCGCCGCGTCGTTGGGCAACGTCGAGCGGGTCGACGTGCTGCCGTTCCACCAAATGGGTCGATTCAAATGGAAGGAGCTGGGGCTCGACTACACACTCGGAGATGTCGACCCACCCGCCCGCGAAGCGGTGCAGAGGGTTTGCGACCAGTTCCGAGCGGTGGGGCTCAAGACGTACTGA
- a CDS encoding DUF481 domain-containing protein: MPGTLFGRPKTDVVVLDNGDRVTCEIKKLQRGKLTVKTDAFGTVSVKWSRVIGLSSDYWYQVELQSGARFIGHIALGNESGQVEIRDIDDEGRAVEIPRIIEIIPIEASFWSRIKGSVDAGFDFTQASAATTWSSSAALDYRVPRFEINVDFSSNIQSQEGADTVNRQSLQAFYSRYYQGRWYAAALGQAEKSQNQGLDFRGLFGGGVGRRLVQTNRSRLRVLSGAAFSREKFEDRSEYESNAELVGALAAETFRFDSPELDLSAGTAVYVNLKTAGRYRIQATGKARIEIVKNLYWSFSIYESYDSDPPSDTSRRNDFGMTTSLGWTFN; the protein is encoded by the coding sequence ATGCCCGGCACTTTGTTCGGGCGACCCAAAACCGACGTGGTCGTCCTCGACAACGGCGACCGCGTAACCTGCGAGATCAAGAAGCTTCAGAGAGGCAAGCTCACGGTCAAGACCGACGCTTTCGGCACCGTCTCGGTCAAGTGGAGCCGCGTCATCGGACTTTCGTCCGACTACTGGTACCAGGTGGAGCTCCAGTCGGGAGCTCGCTTCATCGGGCACATCGCGCTCGGAAACGAGAGCGGCCAGGTGGAGATCCGGGACATCGACGACGAAGGGAGAGCGGTCGAGATCCCGAGAATCATCGAGATCATACCGATCGAGGCATCGTTCTGGAGTCGCATCAAGGGTTCGGTCGACGCGGGATTCGACTTCACTCAGGCGAGCGCGGCGACGACCTGGTCCTCTTCGGCCGCGCTCGATTACCGCGTGCCGCGATTCGAGATCAACGTGGATTTCTCCTCGAACATCCAGAGCCAGGAGGGCGCCGATACGGTGAACCGGCAGTCCCTCCAGGCCTTCTACTCCCGCTACTACCAGGGCCGGTGGTACGCGGCGGCACTGGGGCAGGCGGAGAAGAGCCAAAACCAGGGTCTGGATTTTCGTGGCCTCTTCGGCGGAGGTGTCGGGCGGAGGCTCGTTCAGACGAATCGTTCGCGCCTGCGCGTGCTCAGCGGCGCGGCGTTCTCACGCGAGAAATTCGAGGATCGTTCCGAGTACGAATCGAACGCCGAGCTCGTGGGCGCGCTCGCCGCGGAGACGTTCCGCTTCGATAGCCCCGAGCTCGATTTGAGCGCCGGAACCGCCGTCTATGTCAACCTGAAGACTGCGGGGCGCTACCGCATTCAGGCAACCGGGAAGGCACGCATCGAGATCGTCAAGAACCTTTACTGGTCGTTCAGCATCTACGAGAGCTACGACAGCGATCCACCCAGCGATACCTCCCGTCGCAACGATTTCGGGATGACGACGTCCCTGGGCTGGACCTTCAACTAA
- a CDS encoding PIN domain-containing protein, with translation MPAWILDSVVLIDWFCGRPGVAPYVRSMIEGEQEGAFSTISEIELWQGLRPGEEEAHEALLECLERVPLDRAIARRAGALRREHGLSNLSLPDAAIAATAAVTGRRLLTRNTKHFECLTETISIEFYTK, from the coding sequence ATGCCCGCGTGGATTCTCGATAGCGTCGTTCTGATCGACTGGTTTTGTGGACGACCGGGGGTTGCTCCTTACGTTCGTAGCATGATTGAAGGCGAGCAAGAAGGAGCCTTTTCGACCATCAGCGAAATCGAGCTCTGGCAAGGGTTGCGCCCTGGTGAGGAAGAGGCGCACGAAGCTCTGCTCGAATGTCTGGAGCGAGTTCCTCTCGACCGGGCCATCGCCCGCCGCGCGGGCGCCCTGCGCCGCGAGCACGGTCTTTCCAACTTGTCGCTTCCGGACGCCGCGATCGCCGCGACGGCGGCCGTGACCGGAAGACGCCTATTGACTCGAAATACGAAACACTTCGAGTGCCTCACCGAGACGATTTCCATCGAGTTCTACACCAAATAA